The proteins below come from a single Hyperolius riggenbachi isolate aHypRig1 chromosome 8, aHypRig1.pri, whole genome shotgun sequence genomic window:
- the ITGAV gene encoding integrin alpha-V, whose translation MAATALLLLTAALLGSSRCFNLDAETPKIHSGTQGSYFGFAVDFFTPDAFGSFLLVGAPKANTSQSRITQGGDVLRCDWRNAKCQSIVFDSTGDRYFTINDPIEFKSNQWFGASLRAKDNKILACAPLYHWRTEAKPEREPVGTCYLKDGDKIVEYAPCRSNSKADAQEQGFCQGGFSVDFTSKGRVLLGGPGSFYWQGQIISDTVDDIFKKYDPKKYSIVYENQLATRAASPLYDDSYLGYSVAVGDFNSDGIDDFVSGVPRAAKTLGMVSIYDGKDMTSLFNFSGEQMAAYFGYSVATTDINADGLVDLLIGAPLYMDRGSDGKLQEVGQVSVYIQQSYPGLQIIAKLPGFDLFSRFGSSIAPLGDVDQDGFNDIAIGAPYAGEGKKGLVYIYNGRSSGLSLSPSQVLEGKWASTTMPPSFGYSIKGATDVDDNGYPDLVVGAFGADKAILYRSRPVVSVNAILEVTPSILNPESKTCSIPNGPMVSCFDVKFCLKASSKGNVPTPLQFKVELLLDKLKQKGAVRRALFVHNQLPSHSKNMTIANGGSFRCEELKAYLRDENEFRDKLTPITIFMDYQMDYKAAADASGLMPILNQFTPANLTKQAHILLDCGEDNICKPNLILSVESEQKQIYIGDDSPLTLFVDAQNQGEGAYEAELFVQIPPQADFIGVVRNNESLSRLSCALKTENQTRLVVCDLGNPMKAGTRVLAALLFSVHQLSEMDNSVNFDLQIQSSNQYDNSSAKQSLQIALAVLAAVEIRGVSTPNEVFLPIANWEPKEDPEIEDDVGPLVQHIFELRNNGPSAFSKAILNIQWPYKYKNNDLLYIVKYEIDGPMNCTSDVVINPLSLKPTVTQTDEAKNVTRKDRNRRDVQQFESELQTIGCGTAQCLKIDCHVERVERGKSAILYIRSRLWTATFMNSENQNHSYSLKSSATFTVLEFPYKNMNAPDLHNFTEVTTNILWVNQSSSAPVPVWVIVLAVLSGLLLLALMVFVMYKFGFFKRIRPPQEETETEQLQPHDKEGNTDA comes from the coding sequence ATGGccgctacggcgctgctgctcctGACTGCAGCGCTCCTGGGCTCGTCCCGCTGCTTCAATCTGGACGCGGAGACCCCCAAGATCCACTCCGGGACGCAGGGCAGCTACTTCGGCTTTGCGGTGGACTTCTTCACCCCCGATGCCTTCGGTTCCTTCTTGCTGGTCGGGGCTCCTAAAGCCAACACCTCGCAGTCTCGCATTACCCAAGGTGGAGACGTGCTTAGATGCGACTGGAGGAATGCCAAGTGCCAGTCTATTGTCTTCGACAGCACTGGCGATCGCTATTTCACCATAAACGACCCCATCGAGTTTAAATCCAATCAGTGGTTTGGGGCATCCCTGAgggcaaaagataataagatcctGGCGTGTGCCCCCCTGTATCACTGGAGGACTGAGGCCAAGCCAGAAAGGGAGCCAGTTGGGACTTGTTACCTGAAGGATGGAGATAAAATCGTAGAATACGCACCCTGTCGATCTAACAGCAAAGCAGATGCCCAGGAACAAGGCTTTTGCCAGGGTGGTTTCAGTGTGGACTTTACCAGCAAGGGCCGAGTGTTGCTAGGAGGGCCGGGCAGCTTCTATTGGCAAGGCCAAATTATTTCAGACACAGTTGacgacatttttaaaaaatatgaccccaaaaaatatagcattgtgtatgaGAATCAGCTGGCCACACGGGCTGCTAGCCCACTGTATGACGACAGTTACTTGGGGTATTCTGTTGCCGTGGGTGATTTTAACAGTGATGGCATTGATGACTTTGTCTCTGGGGTGCCAAGAGCTGCCAAGACATTAGGAATGGTCTCGATTTATGATGGTAAAGATATGACATCGCTGTTCAATTTCTCTGGAGAACAAATGGCAGCTTACTTTGGTTACTCCGTGGCAACAACAGACATTAATGCAGATGGCCTGGTGGATCTGCTAATCGGGGCCCCTCTTTATATGGACCGTGGATCAGATGGTAAGCTTCAAGAAGTCGGGCAAGTTTCTGTATATATTCAGCAAAGTTATCCTGGCCTTCAGATTATAGCAAAATTACCTGGTTTTGATTTGTTTTCAAGATTTGGCAGTTCTATTGCGCCTCTTGGTGACGTGGACCAGGATGGTTTTAATGACATCGCTATTGGTGCCCCTTACGCCGGAGAGGGTAAAAAGGGCCTTGTGTACATTTATAATGGCAGGAGTTCTGGCTTGAGCTTATCACCATCTCAAGTTCTGGAAGGAAAGTGGGCATCTACAACCATGCCACCAAGCTTTGGCTATTCCATTAAAGGAGCTACTGACGTTGATGACAATGGCTACCCTGATTTAGTAGTTGGAGCTTTTGGGGCAGACAAGGCTATATTATACAGGTCTAGGCCTGTTGTCTCTGTTAATGCCATTCTGGAAGTGACACCATCCATTCTAAATCCTGAAAGCAAAACTTGTAGTATTCCCAATGGGCCTATGGTCTCCTGCTTTGATGTGAAATTCTGCCTCAAAGCAAGCAGTAAAGGAAATGTACCCACACCCCTTCAATTTAAAGTTGAACTTTTGCTCGATAAGCTTAAACAGAAGGGAGCAGTTAGACGAGCCCTGTTCGTTCACAACCAACTGCCCAGTCATTCTAAGAACATGACAATAGCAAATGGTGGAAGTTTCCGTTGCGAAGAATTAAAGGCATATTTGCGGGATGAGAATGAGTTTCGGGATAAGCTTACACCTATCACAATCTTCATGGATTACCAAATGGACTATAAAGCTGCAGCTGATGCTTCTGGACTGATGCCTatccttaaccagttcaccccggcAAACCTGACCAAACAGGCTCATATTTTATTGGACTGTGGTGAAGACAATATCTGCAAACCTAACTTGATTCTATCAGTTGAAAGTGAGCAAAAACAAATCTACATTGGAGATGATAGCCCATTGACTCTTTTTGTTGATGCTCAAAATCAAGGTGAAGGTGCCTACGAGGCAGAGCTTTTTGTACAAATACCACCCCAAGCAGACTTTATTGGTGTTGTTCGAAACAATGAGAGCTTGTCACGCTTGTCCTGTGCATTAAAAACAGAAAATCAGACCCGTCTTGTTGTTTGTGATCTTGGAAATCCCATGAAGGCCGGAACAAGGGTCTTGGCAGCCTTACTATTTAGCGTCCATCAGCTTAGCGAGATGGACAACTCTGTCAATTTTGACTTGCAGATTCAAAGTTCCAACCAGTATGACAATTCCAGTGCCAAACAGTCGCTGCAGATTGCCCTGGCAGTCTTAGCTGCTGTTGAAATAAGGGGGGTTTCAACACCAAATGAAGTCTTCCTGCCTATTGCAAACTGGGAACCCAAGGAAGATCCAGAAATAGAAGATGATGTCGGCCCTTTGGTTCAGCATATCTTTGAACTTAGAAACAATGGTCCAAGTGCCTTCAGCAAGGCAATCCTCAATATACAGTGGCCATACAAGTACAAAAACAACGATCTGTTGTACATCGTTAAATATGAAATTGATGGCCCCATGAACTGTACTTCTGATGTCGTAATTAACCCTCTTTCACTGAAACCAACTGTTACACAAACCGATGAAGCTAAAAATGTGACCCGTAAGGATCGCAATCGACGTGATGTTCAGCAATTTGAAAGCGAACTACAGACTATTGGTTGTGGAACAGCGCAGTGTCTCAAGATTGACTGCCATGTTGAAAGAGTGGAAAGAGGTAAAAGTGCAATTCTGTACATTAGGTCGAGGCTGTGGACTGCAACATTTATGAACAGTGAGAACCAAAACCACTCCTATTCCTTAAAATCTTCTGCAACGTTCACGGTTTTAGAATTCCCTTACAAAAACATGAATGCGCCTGATCTACACAACTTCACAGAGGTCACAACAAACATCCTGTGGGTGAACCAGTCCTCTAGTGCTCCAGTACCAGTGTGGGTCATAGTACTTGCAGTGTTATCAGGTTTGCTTCTGTTGGCACTGATGGTTTTTGTAATGTACAAATTTGGTTTCTTTAAACGCATCCGACCTCCTCAGGAGGAAACAGAAACAGAACAGCTGCAGCCACATGATAAGGAAGGAAACACTGATGCCTGA